The following proteins come from a genomic window of Nocardiopsis sp. YSL2:
- a CDS encoding sodium:solute symporter family protein → MIESHMGYLVALLLAVLLMLGISWWVARRTSTGEDFLLAGRRLSTPLVMGSTLATLVGTGSSLGAVGFAYQNGWAGALYGIGGALGIFLLLWLFSDVRKHGFMTFAEEMSYYYGASRAVKGVVAVLLFLASVGWLGAHIMGGAMYLSFLTGMDENLAKVVIAVGFGLYTVVGGYLAVVITDAIQGTILFLGFTVLAVLALVTVGGFDGLREGVTDEAASMLGVQALGPLPAVSLALVIAVGVLATPSYRQRIYSAANVRTVRRSFLLAGVLFAAFSLLPAIAGMSASGLAPGLENPDMAFPYLATTLFPLWVGAFLLVAGLSATMSSGDSDAIVGVTILMRDVAQVVTGRLPKAENLVRASRWSLVAVLGLALGFALLATTIIQYITLMISTVLTGLLVASLLGKFWPRATWQGGIAAMLGGSAAALVVNNVESLGAFWGNAVIPSLTVALVAGVVVSLVTPRTTVTGEEALRRLAEERAALDVGTVVRGAEAGSGTDAEPGAGSTATAEDRPKG, encoded by the coding sequence ATGATCGAATCCCACATGGGCTACCTGGTGGCCCTCCTCCTCGCGGTCCTCCTCATGCTCGGCATCAGCTGGTGGGTCGCCCGGCGCACCAGCACCGGAGAGGACTTCCTCCTCGCCGGACGCAGGCTCAGCACCCCGCTGGTGATGGGCAGCACCCTCGCCACGCTCGTCGGCACCGGATCCAGCCTGGGCGCGGTCGGCTTCGCCTACCAGAACGGCTGGGCCGGCGCGCTGTACGGGATCGGCGGCGCCCTGGGCATCTTCCTGCTGCTGTGGCTCTTCTCCGACGTGCGCAAGCACGGCTTCATGACCTTCGCCGAGGAGATGAGCTACTACTACGGCGCCAGCCGCGCGGTGAAGGGCGTCGTGGCCGTCCTGCTGTTCCTGGCCTCCGTGGGCTGGCTGGGCGCACACATCATGGGCGGGGCCATGTACCTGTCCTTCCTCACCGGCATGGACGAGAACCTGGCCAAGGTGGTCATCGCGGTCGGCTTCGGCCTCTACACCGTGGTGGGCGGGTACCTGGCGGTGGTCATCACCGACGCCATCCAGGGCACCATCCTCTTCCTCGGCTTCACCGTCCTGGCGGTCCTGGCCCTGGTCACCGTCGGCGGGTTCGACGGCCTGCGCGAGGGCGTCACCGACGAGGCCGCCTCCATGCTCGGCGTCCAGGCCCTGGGGCCGCTGCCCGCCGTGTCGCTCGCCCTGGTCATCGCCGTCGGCGTGCTGGCCACGCCCTCCTACCGGCAGCGGATCTACTCCGCGGCCAACGTGAGGACCGTCCGGCGCAGCTTCCTGCTCGCCGGGGTGCTCTTCGCCGCCTTCTCCCTCCTCCCGGCGATCGCCGGAATGTCGGCCAGCGGCCTGGCGCCCGGCCTGGAGAACCCGGACATGGCGTTCCCGTACCTGGCCACGACCCTGTTCCCGCTGTGGGTCGGCGCGTTCCTGCTGGTCGCCGGGCTGTCGGCGACGATGTCCTCCGGTGACTCCGACGCCATCGTCGGCGTCACCATCCTGATGCGCGACGTCGCACAGGTGGTCACGGGCAGGCTCCCGAAGGCCGAGAACCTCGTCCGCGCCTCGCGGTGGTCCCTGGTCGCGGTGCTCGGCCTGGCCCTGGGCTTCGCGCTGCTGGCCACGACGATCATCCAGTACATCACCCTGATGATCTCCACGGTGCTCACGGGCCTGCTGGTGGCCTCGCTCCTGGGCAAGTTCTGGCCGCGCGCCACCTGGCAGGGCGGGATCGCGGCGATGCTCGGCGGTTCGGCGGCGGCCCTGGTCGTCAACAACGTGGAGTCGCTCGGTGCCTTCTGGGGCAACGCGGTGATCCCCTCGCTGACGGTGGCGCTGGTGGCCGGTGTGGTGGTCAGCCTGGTCACGCCGCGCACCACCGTGACGGGGGAGGAGGCACTGCGCCGCCTCGCCGAGGAGCGCGCCGCACTCGACGTCGGCACGGTGGTCCGCGGCGCCGAGGCCGGATCCGGTACCGACGCCGAGCCCGGTGCCGGGAGCACGGCCACGGCCGAGGACCGGCCGAAGGGCTGA
- a CDS encoding site-specific integrase — protein MARAWVYDRTKDKAYLEAVKKAKATKRTPPARWMVRYYDPSGRIKSGGTFKKKPDAEKKQTEIENSLHEGSYRNPHDAKVTVAEMAEKWLSTRTDIKRSTWWKYRGLLDAHVLPRWGELPISAVSSEDVAVWVAELQKPRDEGGANLGASQTRHAYGVLSMVLEWCVPRRLPANPARGVPLPKPSEAEHVYLDHLQVEALADTAGSLRTKYGQIAAAANINRPLILLLAYTGLRFNEAAALRVGRVDLETRRIRVVTAFAEVEGKLVEQSPKTGKSRTVPIPRSLVAELLPLVEGRPDSALVFTTKRGTEVRLRNWRNREFGKALKAAGLDGMGLTPHKLRHTAASLAIAAGADVKVVQAMLGHATATMTLDRYGHLFPDRLDEVAEAMDAARLRVLAA, from the coding sequence ATGGCTCGCGCGTGGGTCTACGACCGCACCAAGGACAAGGCGTACTTGGAGGCGGTGAAGAAGGCCAAGGCGACCAAGCGCACGCCTCCCGCGCGCTGGATGGTCCGCTATTACGATCCCTCCGGGCGGATCAAGAGCGGGGGCACGTTCAAGAAGAAGCCGGACGCGGAGAAGAAGCAGACCGAGATCGAGAACAGCCTGCACGAAGGCTCCTACCGCAACCCCCACGACGCCAAGGTCACCGTGGCCGAGATGGCTGAGAAGTGGCTCAGCACGCGCACGGACATCAAGCGTTCGACCTGGTGGAAGTACCGGGGCCTCTTGGACGCGCACGTGTTGCCACGCTGGGGAGAGCTTCCAATCTCGGCGGTGTCCTCCGAAGACGTCGCCGTGTGGGTGGCCGAACTCCAGAAGCCGCGGGACGAGGGCGGAGCCAACCTGGGCGCCTCGCAGACCAGGCACGCCTACGGCGTTCTCTCCATGGTCCTGGAATGGTGTGTGCCGCGTCGCCTCCCCGCCAACCCTGCTCGCGGGGTCCCGCTTCCGAAGCCGAGTGAGGCCGAACACGTCTACCTCGATCACCTCCAGGTGGAGGCGCTGGCGGACACGGCCGGATCTCTGCGAACGAAGTACGGCCAGATCGCCGCCGCCGCGAACATCAACCGGCCCCTCATCCTCCTCCTCGCCTACACGGGCCTGCGCTTCAACGAAGCCGCCGCTCTGCGAGTCGGCAGGGTGGATCTGGAGACACGGCGCATCCGGGTCGTGACGGCCTTCGCCGAAGTCGAGGGCAAGCTTGTCGAACAGTCGCCCAAGACGGGCAAGAGTCGAACCGTGCCCATTCCCAGGTCCCTCGTGGCCGAGCTGCTTCCGCTCGTGGAGGGGCGGCCGGACTCGGCGCTCGTGTTCACCACCAAGCGGGGGACCGAGGTGCGTCTTCGCAACTGGCGCAACCGAGAGTTCGGCAAAGCGCTCAAGGCCGCTGGGCTCGACGGGATGGGCCTGACGCCCCACAAGCTCCGGCACACCGCCGCGTCACTCGCCATCGCGGCCGGCGCTGACGTCAAGGTGGTGCAAGCGATGCTCGGACACGCCACCGCCACCATGACCCTGGACCGATACGGGCACCTGTTCCCAGACCGCCTGGACGAGGTAGCCGAAGCCATGGACGCCGCTCGGCTGCGCGTGCTCGCCGCCTGA
- a CDS encoding FtsK/SpoIIIE domain-containing protein, protein MAKIGAAQTPPTLPTPAQGVRWTTPIVETPGIVVLGSWIWRLTRFLVTLPFRFPVLVATVTVSFAAWWWLDWPGLAVLWATAAVASLVWWRTWPDSYRTWVTLRLLAWWRHVFVYRRHWQPVLVISGLAESYQERRYLPRIRRVTCDTWADRVRVSLVAGTSPVDFETRVAELAHGFAAPSCRVIVNGPRDITLEFPRRDTLAEPLDALPILDVPDLGGLHVGQREDGSPWRLRLHGTHVLVAGVTGAGKGSVIWSAIRAMLAALADGTAQVWAIDPKRMELAYGWALFAHYADDGESAVALLELAVARMQDRAARYAGNRRSHTPTTEDPFVLVVLDEVAFLTAYHPDRDIRKRSENAIATLTSQGRSVGFAVLAALQDPRKEVMNLRNLFPDKIALRLDEASQVDMILGEGARDRGANAHLIDPTLPGVGYVRMETSPAPVRVRAAYVSDEDITAMIDVYGVGSSSVEEVA, encoded by the coding sequence ATGGCGAAGATCGGCGCTGCCCAGACCCCTCCGACGCTGCCGACTCCGGCTCAGGGAGTGCGGTGGACGACTCCGATCGTGGAAACCCCCGGCATCGTCGTCCTGGGCTCCTGGATCTGGAGGCTGACCCGCTTCCTGGTCACCCTCCCGTTCCGGTTCCCGGTCCTGGTCGCCACTGTGACCGTGTCGTTCGCGGCCTGGTGGTGGCTGGACTGGCCGGGCCTGGCCGTGCTCTGGGCCACGGCTGCGGTCGCCTCGCTGGTGTGGTGGCGGACTTGGCCTGACTCCTACCGGACCTGGGTCACGCTTCGCCTGCTGGCGTGGTGGCGGCACGTGTTCGTGTACCGGCGCCACTGGCAACCGGTGCTGGTGATCTCCGGGCTGGCCGAGTCCTACCAGGAACGCCGCTACCTCCCCCGCATCCGCCGCGTCACCTGTGACACCTGGGCTGACCGGGTCCGGGTCTCCCTTGTCGCGGGGACGTCTCCGGTGGACTTCGAGACGCGGGTGGCCGAACTGGCGCACGGGTTCGCCGCTCCCTCGTGCCGGGTGATCGTGAACGGGCCGAGGGACATCACCTTGGAGTTCCCCCGGCGCGACACCCTGGCTGAACCCCTCGATGCTCTGCCGATCCTTGACGTTCCGGATCTGGGCGGGCTCCACGTGGGCCAGAGGGAAGACGGTTCTCCGTGGCGGCTGCGGCTGCACGGCACGCATGTCCTGGTGGCCGGGGTGACCGGTGCGGGCAAGGGGTCGGTGATCTGGTCCGCCATTCGAGCCATGCTCGCTGCGTTGGCGGATGGGACGGCGCAGGTGTGGGCGATCGACCCGAAGCGCATGGAACTCGCCTACGGGTGGGCCCTGTTCGCTCACTACGCCGATGACGGTGAATCCGCGGTAGCCCTGCTCGAACTGGCCGTGGCGCGGATGCAGGACCGGGCCGCCCGGTATGCGGGAAACCGGCGCTCCCACACCCCCACCACGGAAGACCCGTTCGTCCTGGTGGTCCTGGACGAAGTCGCGTTCCTGACCGCCTACCACCCCGACCGCGACATCCGGAAGCGCTCAGAGAACGCCATCGCCACCCTCACCTCACAGGGGCGTTCGGTCGGCTTCGCCGTCCTGGCCGCACTCCAGGACCCGCGCAAAGAGGTCATGAACCTGCGCAACCTCTTCCCGGACAAGATCGCGCTCCGCCTGGACGAGGCGTCCCAGGTCGACATGATCCTCGGCGAGGGTGCCCGCGACCGTGGCGCGAACGCCCACCTGATCGACCCGACCCTGCCCGGGGTGGGCTACGTGCGGATGGAGACCTCACCGGCCCCGGTACGGGTACGCGCCGCCTACGTCTCGGACGAGGACATCACCGCCATGATCGACGTCTACGGCGTGGGTTCCTCGTCAGTGGAAGAGGTGGCCTGA
- a CDS encoding alpha/beta fold hydrolase, translated as MGEHIRTSELDVWTEQVGEGTPVLLIGGLGDTVESWQAQLDGLADRYRLIAFDNRGAGRTAMPEGPLSVEVMADDAAAMLWALDVPSAHVAGFSGGSLIAQEVALRHPEAVRSLVLQSTWPAMDRYLRSWARFIRWLVAAAPSERAFLEGFFLDIYTPRSHNDGTVGRIVDEALAFPHKQSVEDVQRHIDAFIEHDASDRLPEIAVPTLVLAGGRDTVTRPSLGRGAARLIPGALFEVLEEEAHQPFQEVPDVWNARVDAFWKGVENQV; from the coding sequence ATGGGTGAGCACATCCGCACGAGTGAGCTCGATGTCTGGACCGAGCAGGTCGGCGAGGGGACGCCCGTCCTGCTCATCGGGGGTTTGGGGGACACCGTCGAGTCGTGGCAGGCCCAGCTCGACGGTCTCGCGGACCGCTACCGCCTGATCGCCTTCGACAACCGCGGGGCGGGGCGGACGGCGATGCCGGAGGGTCCGCTGTCCGTGGAGGTGATGGCCGACGACGCGGCCGCGATGCTCTGGGCGCTCGACGTTCCCTCCGCGCACGTGGCCGGGTTCTCGGGTGGCAGCCTCATCGCCCAGGAGGTGGCCCTGCGGCACCCCGAGGCCGTGCGCAGTCTCGTCCTGCAGAGCACGTGGCCGGCGATGGACCGGTACCTGCGCTCGTGGGCGCGGTTCATCCGTTGGCTCGTGGCGGCGGCGCCGAGCGAGCGGGCGTTCCTCGAGGGCTTCTTCCTCGACATCTACACGCCGCGATCGCACAACGACGGGACCGTCGGCCGGATCGTCGACGAAGCGCTCGCCTTCCCCCACAAGCAGTCGGTCGAGGACGTGCAGCGCCATATCGACGCCTTCATCGAACACGACGCCTCGGACAGGCTGCCGGAGATCGCCGTGCCGACTCTCGTGCTCGCCGGCGGCCGCGACACGGTCACGCGCCCATCGCTCGGCCGGGGCGCCGCCCGGCTGATCCCCGGAGCCCTCTTCGAGGTCTTGGAGGAGGAGGCCCACCAGCCCTTCCAGGAAGTGCCGGACGTGTGGAACGCGCGCGTCGACGCGTTCTGGAAGGGCGTGGAGAACCAGGTCTGA
- a CDS encoding NUDIX hydrolase has translation MSNSTGDKPSTPLHSVSVAGAVIREDGRMLAIQRRDNGNWEPPGGVLELNETPEEGVVREVLEETGIHVEVEQLTGVYKNMTRGIVALVFRCKPSGGVELPSSESVAVEWVTSEQAAERMSEAYAVRLLDATQTNQTYVRFHNGKSLNKRHEEK, from the coding sequence ATGAGTAACAGCACCGGAGACAAGCCGTCAACGCCGCTGCACTCCGTGTCCGTGGCAGGGGCAGTCATACGCGAAGACGGACGCATGCTCGCGATCCAACGCAGAGACAACGGCAATTGGGAGCCGCCGGGCGGAGTCTTGGAACTGAACGAGACTCCGGAGGAGGGGGTTGTCCGTGAGGTCTTGGAAGAGACCGGTATCCACGTCGAGGTGGAGCAGCTCACTGGCGTCTACAAGAACATGACCCGCGGAATCGTTGCCCTGGTCTTCCGCTGCAAGCCATCCGGAGGTGTTGAGCTTCCATCTTCGGAATCCGTGGCCGTCGAATGGGTCACGTCAGAACAGGCTGCAGAGCGGATGTCCGAGGCCTACGCAGTCCGCCTATTGGACGCAACTCAGACAAATCAGACCTACGTCAGGTTTCACAATGGAAAATCACTAAACAAACGCCACGAAGAAAAATGA
- a CDS encoding replication initiator, translating to MPTPTGKSTRAERLAQPLAREVAEQVAAEHGVCIRPVSLRRTDIATGATEVIDVPCGSTLESRCPACAKRKRSLRRTQCEEGWHLATEPVVQPDPPSEEQRAWVEQRAVVTAERDRLASTGAASAEDLTRLDAVIADLDEEITESGLRGSVTRSADTSSSGSRRVRSTKRRQDVPDLPKRPMTRKTVGRAFTDPNSGKVFRPSLFITLTLDSYGRVRSDGTPVDFSTYDYRRAARDALHFSKLIDRFVQNLRRVAGFDVQYFAAVEPQRRLAPHLHMATRGTIPRAELRQIAAATYHQVWWPNADRVVFEGDHLPEWDEATGVFVDPSTGEVLPTWDEALDALDEGPDAEPHHVARFGRQVDAKGVVAGSADADRCVRYLAKYLTKDIAECHTAETVRQEQHVDRLLDALRFEPCSPRCSNWLRYGIQPEKAKAGMRPGFCRFKAHRREHLGYAGRRVLVSRKWSGKTLADHKADRLAWVLDALGIDPTDDGQDDEDNHRPPILASVASGSFAWELVRPTDPDVAPREQRLLRAVGEALKRRAQLDGARQNDLSATPETRVA from the coding sequence ATGCCGACTCCTACCGGTAAGTCGACACGGGCTGAGCGGCTGGCGCAACCCTTGGCCCGGGAGGTCGCCGAACAAGTCGCCGCCGAACACGGCGTGTGCATCCGGCCGGTGTCCCTTCGACGCACGGATATCGCGACCGGTGCCACCGAAGTGATTGACGTCCCGTGCGGCTCCACGCTGGAATCCCGGTGTCCGGCCTGCGCGAAGCGGAAGCGCTCCCTGAGGCGGACGCAGTGCGAAGAGGGCTGGCACCTGGCCACCGAACCCGTGGTGCAGCCTGACCCGCCGTCCGAGGAACAGCGCGCGTGGGTGGAACAGCGGGCGGTGGTGACGGCCGAACGGGACCGGCTCGCCTCCACGGGTGCCGCGTCGGCTGAGGACCTGACGCGACTGGACGCCGTCATTGCGGATCTGGATGAGGAGATCACGGAATCCGGACTCCGGGGCTCGGTCACCCGCTCGGCTGATACCTCCTCGTCGGGGTCGCGTCGGGTGCGCTCGACCAAGCGCCGTCAGGACGTCCCGGATCTTCCCAAACGGCCGATGACCCGTAAGACGGTCGGGCGGGCCTTCACCGATCCGAACTCCGGGAAGGTGTTCCGGCCGTCCCTGTTCATCACGCTCACGCTCGACTCGTACGGGCGGGTGCGCTCGGACGGCACTCCGGTGGACTTCTCGACGTACGACTACCGGCGTGCGGCTCGGGACGCGCTGCACTTCTCCAAGCTCATCGACCGGTTCGTGCAGAACCTTCGACGGGTGGCCGGGTTCGACGTGCAGTACTTCGCGGCCGTGGAACCGCAACGGCGTCTGGCTCCGCATCTGCACATGGCTACCCGGGGCACGATCCCCCGGGCGGAGCTGCGGCAGATCGCCGCTGCGACGTACCACCAGGTGTGGTGGCCCAACGCCGATCGTGTCGTCTTCGAGGGTGACCACCTTCCCGAGTGGGATGAGGCGACAGGTGTCTTTGTCGACCCGTCGACAGGCGAAGTCCTGCCCACTTGGGATGAGGCTTTGGACGCTCTGGACGAGGGCCCCGATGCCGAACCCCATCACGTGGCGCGGTTCGGCCGACAAGTCGATGCCAAGGGAGTGGTCGCGGGCTCGGCGGACGCTGACCGCTGTGTGCGCTACCTCGCGAAGTACCTGACCAAGGACATCGCCGAGTGCCACACCGCCGAGACGGTTCGCCAGGAACAGCACGTAGACCGACTCCTGGACGCGCTCCGATTCGAGCCGTGCTCGCCTCGGTGCTCCAACTGGCTCCGCTACGGAATCCAGCCTGAGAAAGCCAAAGCCGGGATGCGCCCGGGATTCTGTCGGTTTAAGGCACATCGACGCGAACACCTGGGCTACGCGGGTCGTCGGGTGCTCGTCTCCCGGAAGTGGTCGGGCAAGACCCTGGCCGATCACAAGGCAGACCGGCTGGCCTGGGTCCTGGACGCGCTCGGCATCGACCCCACCGACGACGGCCAGGACGACGAGGACAACCACCGGCCTCCAATCCTGGCGTCAGTCGCTTCGGGCTCCTTCGCTTGGGAGCTGGTGCGGCCTACTGATCCCGACGTTGCTCCCCGCGAACAGCGGCTCCTTCGGGCGGTCGGCGAAGCACTCAAACGCCGTGCCCAACTTGACGGGGCTCGGCAGAACGATCTTTCGGCAACTCCAGAGACGAGGGTGGCATGA
- a CDS encoding M48 family metalloprotease, whose translation MFSRVRSSWPVLGAWLLVAAASAGYAALCCAVFWALGQPWWWGLVPTAVSLVGAEVFQWLRPGAASPSRDTVLIEPGDAPRLHAIVDRLCALSAQDKPVLRRYDADRPNAVTYTPRGEPDTVYVSRGLLERLDNRELEAVLAHELAHLTHRDQRVLTFATVMGTMQWALTVPGMVLLGLGWIDVRLCVLAHRCGHAWEPGFDGPQGKLEVPEHHLARPFPRWLAIAVLVPAGLARGTLWVSSIVVFFPALIVALLAYIAVSFPGRVVVLRLIRRRELAADRAAAELTGAPSTLAAALTRMAEPVPESPDQDLRGLHAVSPLAILPFPRPGKAGNDRPRRTDGLWSRLRSSHPPVAVRVSHLQRMSARLSRT comes from the coding sequence ATGTTCTCCCGCGTGCGGTCCTCCTGGCCCGTGCTCGGCGCGTGGCTGCTCGTCGCCGCCGCCTCGGCCGGCTACGCCGCCCTGTGCTGTGCCGTGTTCTGGGCGCTCGGCCAGCCGTGGTGGTGGGGGCTGGTCCCGACCGCCGTCTCCCTGGTGGGGGCCGAGGTCTTCCAGTGGCTCAGACCCGGTGCCGCCTCGCCCTCGCGGGACACCGTCCTCATCGAACCCGGCGACGCGCCCCGGCTGCACGCCATCGTCGACCGACTGTGCGCGCTGAGCGCTCAGGACAAGCCGGTCCTGCGCCGGTACGACGCCGACCGGCCCAACGCCGTCACCTACACGCCCCGGGGTGAGCCCGACACCGTCTACGTGAGCCGGGGCCTGCTGGAACGACTGGACAACCGGGAGCTGGAGGCCGTCCTGGCCCACGAGCTCGCCCACCTGACGCACCGCGACCAGCGCGTCCTGACCTTCGCGACCGTCATGGGGACGATGCAGTGGGCTCTGACCGTTCCCGGGATGGTCCTCCTGGGCCTCGGCTGGATCGACGTCCGACTCTGCGTTCTCGCGCACCGGTGCGGCCACGCGTGGGAGCCCGGCTTCGACGGCCCCCAGGGCAAACTCGAAGTGCCGGAGCACCACCTCGCACGCCCCTTCCCGCGCTGGCTCGCCATCGCCGTCCTCGTCCCCGCCGGCCTGGCGCGCGGCACGCTGTGGGTGAGCAGCATCGTCGTCTTCTTCCCGGCGCTCATCGTGGCACTGCTGGCCTACATCGCCGTCAGCTTCCCGGGCCGCGTCGTCGTGCTCCGGCTGATCCGGCGCCGGGAGCTGGCGGCCGACCGCGCGGCAGCCGAGCTCACCGGTGCGCCCTCGACCCTGGCCGCCGCCCTCACCCGGATGGCCGAACCCGTCCCGGAGTCCCCCGACCAGGACCTCCGCGGCCTGCACGCCGTGTCCCCACTCGCCATCCTGCCGTTCCCCCGACCCGGGAAGGCCGGGAACGACCGGCCCCGCCGCACGGACGGCCTCTGGTCCCGACTGCGTTCCAGCCACCCACCCGTGGCTGTGCGCGTCTCCCACCTGCAGAGAATGTCCGCTCGCCTGTCCCGCACCTGA
- a CDS encoding plasmid replication, integration and excision activator, with amino-acid sequence MAIQGALPVSFGTVFPHGAFALGVEAITDFETKRPQMDKETGLPLWAVDVIDADPEARGKSKSVKVKVAAEVCPTLPDEVPGLPFRPIAFEAMAVMPYVDDNGRRPRVAYSLRARGVKAPGAAGGRRAPAKEAA; translated from the coding sequence ATGGCTATTCAGGGTGCGTTGCCGGTGTCCTTCGGGACGGTGTTCCCGCACGGTGCCTTCGCGTTGGGCGTGGAGGCGATCACGGATTTCGAGACCAAGCGTCCGCAGATGGACAAGGAGACCGGTCTGCCGTTGTGGGCGGTGGACGTGATCGATGCCGACCCCGAGGCGCGGGGCAAGTCCAAGTCGGTGAAGGTCAAGGTCGCCGCCGAGGTGTGCCCGACCCTGCCCGACGAGGTCCCCGGGCTGCCGTTCCGGCCGATCGCGTTCGAGGCGATGGCGGTCATGCCCTACGTCGACGACAACGGCCGTCGCCCCCGGGTGGCGTACTCGCTACGGGCCCGGGGCGTGAAGGCTCCCGGCGCTGCTGGTGGTCGTCGCGCCCCCGCCAAGGAAGCGGCCTGA
- a CDS encoding GntR family transcriptional regulator, with protein MDNMSSLEFAPPKYVQIVRAIQERIEDGTYPVGEMLPSESRMVREFGAGRSTVVRALQILSMQGWIEREHGRGSFVRGVPQQTSERSHAGASAFDASEEAKSNRILKAGRTPVPAAVAEAVGVPEGSPAIRRQRLVLDDGQPSELVTLWFPLDVADGTDLGDEQPISIGAREHVQMVKQVRPSRVSERLCARLATDEESKRLGLDEGTPVLGITARILDASEKVIAVAEVVLPGDLHELEDSYPAG; from the coding sequence GTGGACAACATGTCGAGTCTGGAGTTCGCTCCGCCCAAGTACGTACAGATCGTGCGGGCGATCCAAGAGCGCATCGAAGACGGTACGTACCCCGTGGGGGAGATGCTTCCCTCGGAATCCCGGATGGTGCGCGAGTTCGGGGCCGGACGCTCCACGGTGGTGCGGGCCTTGCAGATCCTCAGCATGCAGGGGTGGATCGAGCGCGAACACGGGCGCGGGTCGTTCGTGCGGGGCGTTCCGCAGCAGACCTCCGAGCGCTCCCATGCCGGCGCCAGTGCCTTCGACGCCTCCGAGGAGGCCAAGAGCAACCGCATTCTCAAGGCGGGCCGCACTCCCGTGCCCGCTGCCGTGGCTGAGGCGGTCGGTGTACCCGAGGGTTCCCCGGCGATCAGGCGTCAACGCCTGGTCCTCGATGACGGCCAACCCAGTGAGCTGGTCACCCTGTGGTTCCCCCTCGACGTTGCGGACGGCACCGACCTGGGCGACGAACAGCCGATCAGCATCGGCGCACGCGAACACGTGCAGATGGTCAAGCAGGTGCGCCCTTCCCGGGTCTCCGAGCGACTGTGTGCGCGGCTGGCCACGGACGAGGAGTCCAAGCGCCTGGGCCTGGACGAGGGGACTCCCGTGCTCGGCATCACCGCGCGGATACTGGACGCCTCAGAGAAAGTGATCGCGGTCGCCGAGGTGGTTCTTCCCGGTGACCTGCACGAACTGGAGGACTCCTACCCGGCGGGGTAG
- a CDS encoding TIGR02391 family protein yields the protein MASRLSEFIEAANDIVDVDNLSYGGIIWRTNEIKFLTHEIVVRKVIESCGIKPIVRDDELGPIDYWRGLRDQALGAKGICENFEEMERALAPDGPVASAGHLHEWVWGSAEQLWLASAYQEAVNAASRSINARIQQKSGRKDISESDLVMQVFDIKPPEAGKPRLWMPGDQNDPTWRSLQEGVKFYGVGCFKAIRNPASHKESTNWGEQEAMEYLSSFSVFARWVSESDFHSNS from the coding sequence ATGGCATCTCGACTTAGTGAATTTATCGAGGCAGCCAATGACATTGTCGACGTGGATAACTTGTCTTATGGTGGCATAATTTGGCGTACTAATGAAATTAAGTTTCTAACCCATGAAATAGTCGTCCGCAAGGTGATTGAGTCTTGTGGAATTAAACCAATTGTCCGGGATGATGAACTGGGCCCCATAGATTATTGGAGAGGATTGAGAGATCAGGCGTTGGGGGCAAAAGGGATTTGTGAGAATTTTGAAGAGATGGAAAGAGCCCTTGCCCCAGATGGTCCTGTTGCTAGTGCTGGGCACCTGCATGAGTGGGTCTGGGGTTCTGCAGAGCAGCTTTGGCTTGCATCTGCGTATCAGGAAGCAGTGAACGCTGCATCCCGTTCGATCAATGCGAGGATCCAGCAAAAATCTGGCAGGAAGGATATATCTGAATCAGATTTGGTTATGCAAGTCTTCGATATAAAGCCTCCTGAGGCGGGTAAGCCTCGGCTCTGGATGCCTGGGGATCAAAATGACCCTACCTGGAGGAGTCTTCAGGAGGGAGTAAAGTTCTATGGGGTAGGATGTTTCAAGGCTATCAGGAATCCTGCATCTCATAAGGAGTCTACGAACTGGGGGGAGCAGGAAGCTATGGAATATCTATCTTCCTTTAGCGTCTTTGCAAGGTGGGTATCTGAGTCTGATTTTCATTCGAATTCTTGA
- a CDS encoding AlpA family transcriptional regulator, whose protein sequence is MSAATARVDVPEQRRADVLWSVKDAAAYLRVPPKTLYEWRYKGDGPPSYRVGRYVRYVPAEVHAWVRSQ, encoded by the coding sequence ATGAGTGCAGCGACGGCCCGTGTGGATGTTCCCGAACAGCGTCGGGCCGATGTCCTGTGGTCGGTCAAGGATGCCGCCGCCTACCTCCGTGTCCCTCCGAAAACGCTCTACGAATGGCGGTACAAGGGCGACGGTCCTCCCTCCTACCGTGTCGGCCGGTACGTCCGCTACGTGCCCGCCGAGGTCCATGCCTGGGTCCGATCCCAGTAA